A genome region from Bradyrhizobium sp. WSM1417 includes the following:
- a CDS encoding CcoQ/FixQ family Cbb3-type cytochrome c oxidase assembly chaperone: protein MKAILTLDNLASGLVTTIWTPVFVAIFLAIIAYALWPRNKAAFDEAAHLPLREE from the coding sequence ATGAAAGCCATCCTGACCCTCGACAATCTCGCGTCCGGTCTCGTGACCACGATCTGGACGCCGGTGTTCGTCGCGATCTTTCTCGCGATCATCGCCTACGCATTATGGCCCCGTAACAAGGCAGCTTTCGACGAAGCGGCACACCTGCCGTTGCGGGAGGAGTAA
- the ccoP gene encoding cytochrome-c oxidase, cbb3-type subunit III, with amino-acid sequence MTDHHSDIDPVSGRSTTGHEWDGIKELNTPLPRWWVITFYLTIVWAIGYWIVYPAWPLISSNTTGLFGYSTRADVAVELANLEKIRGAKMVALGAASLADIEKDPALLALARAKGKTVFGDNCAPCHGSGGAGAKGYPNLNDDDWLWGGSLDQIMQTIQFGARSGHAKAHEGQMLAFGKDGVLKPDEIVTAANYVRALSGLPTRKGYDAAKGEKIFAENCVACHGDGGKGNPEMGAPNLTDKIWLYGSDEASLIETISQGRAGVMPAWEGRLDPATIKAMAVYVHSLGGGK; translated from the coding sequence ATGACCGATCATCATAGCGACATCGATCCCGTCTCCGGCAGGTCCACGACCGGACATGAGTGGGACGGCATCAAGGAGCTCAACACGCCGCTGCCGCGCTGGTGGGTAATCACCTTCTACCTCACCATCGTCTGGGCGATCGGCTACTGGATCGTGTATCCGGCATGGCCGCTGATCTCCAGCAATACCACGGGCCTGTTCGGCTACTCGACGCGCGCCGACGTCGCGGTCGAGCTCGCCAACCTCGAGAAGATCCGCGGGGCCAAGATGGTTGCGCTGGGCGCGGCCTCGCTTGCCGACATCGAGAAGGATCCGGCGCTGCTCGCGCTCGCGCGCGCCAAGGGCAAAACCGTGTTCGGCGACAATTGCGCACCATGCCACGGTTCAGGCGGCGCGGGTGCCAAGGGCTATCCGAACCTGAACGACGACGACTGGCTGTGGGGCGGATCGCTCGACCAGATCATGCAGACCATCCAGTTCGGCGCACGTTCCGGCCACGCTAAGGCGCACGAAGGCCAGATGCTCGCCTTCGGCAAGGACGGCGTGCTGAAACCGGACGAAATCGTCACGGCCGCCAACTATGTCCGGGCACTGTCGGGCCTTCCGACCCGCAAGGGCTATGACGCGGCCAAGGGCGAGAAGATCTTCGCGGAGAATTGCGTCGCCTGCCATGGCGACGGCGGCAAGGGCAATCCGGAGATGGGCGCTCCCAATTTGACCGACAAGATCTGGCTCTATGGTTCGGACGAGGCGTCGCTGATCGAGACCATCAGCCAGGGCCGCGCGGGTGTGATGCCGGCCTGGGAAGGGCGGCTCGATCCCGCCACGATCAAGGCGATGGCAGTTTACGTCCACTCGCTCGGCGGCGGAAAATAG